Proteins found in one Anabas testudineus chromosome 1, fAnaTes1.2, whole genome shotgun sequence genomic segment:
- the pdcd4a gene encoding programmed cell death protein 4a: MATEVDTWSSAPQAEGMFSLDDNVAEANRPYNDDDDALNEAEVNGNWTPQEKALHEARLKAKAKRRLRKSSSRNSTSESFSESGELAGGDPHSPKGKVNTNDRKSRTGKGRGLPKKGGAGGKGVWGAAGMVYEIEEPDARDPNYDEFAQGDTVYETVVPEVDEKELEKMVNPIVQEYFEHGDTKEVEMLLKELNLGPHKYEFSSVAVSLSLEGKASHRELTSRLLSDLTGKLLSQSDMGRAFDKMLKELPDLILDTPEAPQMLGQFIARAIADHVLPMSFLDCYKGKVDCDHARVALDRAAVLLTMKRKMVRLDNVWGVGGGLRPVKHLVKEMNLLLKEYLISGDVSEAEHCLRDLEVPHFHHELVYEALVMVLESTGDTASHMMIKLLQSFWKTGLITVDQMNRGFQRVYDELPEISLDVPHAHSIMETFVDLCYQESVITKQLRDACPSRGRKRFVSEGDGGAIKN, translated from the exons ATGGCGACAGAAGTGGATACGTGGTCTTCCGCTCCACAAGCAGAAG GCATGTTCTCACTAGATGACAACGTGGCAGAGGCTAACCGTCCCTACAACGACGATGACGACGCGCTGAACGAGGCTGAGGTGAACGGCAACTGGACGCCTCAGGAGAAGGCCCTCCACGAGGCGCGGCTCAAAGCCAAAGCCAAGCGCCGCCTGCGCAAGTCCTCATCTCGCAACTCCACCAGCGAGTCCTTCTCTGAGTCAGGAGAATTGGCAGGAGGTGACCCACACAGTCCAAAGGGCAAAGTCAACACCAATGACCGCAAATCCAGGACGGGCAAGGGCAGAGGCCTGCCAAAGAAAG GTGGAGCAGGTGGTAAAGGCGTTTGGGGGGCTGCTGGGATGGTTTATGAAATTGAGGAGCCTGATGCACGGGACCCCAACTATGATGAATTTGCCCAG GGTGACACGGTCTATGAAACGGTTGTGCCGGAGGTGGATGAGAAGGAACTGGAAAAAATGGTCAACCCAATTGTACAGGAGTACTTTGAACATGGAGACACAAAAGAAGTTGAG ATGTTGCTGAAGGAGCTCAACCTGGGCCCACATAAGTATGAGTTCTCCTCCGTGGCTGTGTCCCTGTCCCTTGAAGGAAAGGCCAGCCACAGAGAGCTGACTTCCCGCCTGCTCTCTGATCTGACAGGCAAGCTGCTGTCACAAAGCGACATGGGCCGCGCCTTCGACAAGATGCTCAAAGAGCTGCCAGACCTCATTCTGGACACACCAGAGGCACCACAG ATGTTGGGCCAGTTTATAGCCAGAGCCATTGCAGATCACGTCCTGCCCATGTCTTTCCTGGACTGTTACAAGGGCAAAGTGGACTGTGACCATGCCAG AGTGGCTTTAGACCGTGCTGCGGTTCTGCTGACCATGAAGAGGAAGATGGTTCGTCTGGATAATGTGTGGGGTGTGGGTGGAGGCCTGAGACCTGTCAAACATCTCGTCAAAGAG ATGAACCTTCTGCTTAAAGAGTACCTGATATCAGGAGACGTGTCAGAGGCTGAACACTGTCTGCGGGACCTTGAAGTTCCCCACTTCCACCATGAGCTGGTCTATGAG GCTTTAGTGATGGTGCTGGAGTCGACAGGGGACACCGCCAGTCATATGATGATAAAGCTGCTGCAGTCCTTCTGGAAAACAGGCCTCATCACTGTGGATCAGATGAACAGA gGTTTTCAGCGTGTCTACGATGAACTCCCTGAAATCAGCCTTGATGTGCCACATGCCCACTCTATTATGGAGACCTTTGTGGATCTCTGCTATCAGGAGTCTGTCATCACCAAACAGCTGAGAGATGCTTGTCCCTCCAG AGGACGAAAGCGATTTGTGAGCGAAGGAGATGGAGGCGCGATCAAGAACTAA
- the mogs gene encoding mannosyl-oligosaccharide glucosidase, with the protein MGRQRKRVVTGEAAPLPRKDEKPSTFHRKEKKKKVDIGKMFINISIGLCIFSLIWFFYALYMRSSLAKRVVTLHPSPPVLDANSTSAKVSPERFWGSYRPQVYFGMKTRSPLSVVTGMMWMRQFSDVDVNLRHTCEQGDRLQGYGWLMHDGVNFGVQEIRDNDFTLTTEFVKRIGGDHGGDWTWRITAKQHNSAPQAPVISLMLYTAADTQGSLEAHVEERNRLASITGFSEELGNFKITFRKPVTGELSGAKYASYNHLQTVSPGLEKLTDIVKHSLNRRFVYSPPSGEKRHYIAVDTYKPLHPQNQQKPADTRKESDFLVHQVTVQTPFQIEVLFESGSFYDRPNQLVGSIMTEELEKRKAEFNTKFEKTFGLESKGFSQAHIKFGKAALSNMLGGIGYFYGQSVVQSAYNEYPILYPEGALFTAVPSRSFFPRGFLWDEGFHQLLLSKWDPQVTREAIAHWIDLMNMEGWIPREQILGDEARSKVPAEFVVQRNENANPPTLFLALQELIDHLSSNPDTAASQPTLPFLRRLFPRLKTWFEWYNTTQTGLLPNSYRWRGRDKDTNLFLNPKTLTSGLDDYPRASHPSADERHVDLYCWMAFSSGVMARVARLLDEPHQDYELCHQVLSDNNLLSELHWSEQLHAFSDFGNHTQAVSLQQEKVYVPPGQPRHQFPVARLVRSVRRAPKVQYVNALGYVSLFPFLLHILQPDSPKLEHIFRDMRDSNKLWTPYGLRSLSKADPLYMKRNTEHDAPYWRGPVWININYLAVRALHHYSHTEGPYKEKASALYEDLRTNIINNVYRQYVETGYIWEQYNDSTGRGQGSHPFTGWSALTLLMMAEQY; encoded by the exons ATGGGTAGGCAGAGGAAGAGGGTGGTGACTGGTGAAGCTGCTCCTCTTCCAAGGAAAGATGAGAAGCCTTCTACATTTCATCgcaaggagaagaaaaagaaagttgaTATTGGGAAAATGTTCATCAACATCTCCATTGGACTTTGCATATTCAGCCTGATCTGGTTCTTTTATGCACTCTACATGCGGTCCAGCCTGGCCAAGCGGGTGGTGACTCTGCATCCATCACCTCCTGTCCTGGATGCGAATAGCACCAGTGCCAAGGTTTCCCCAGAAAGGTTCTGGGGTTCATACAGGCCTCAGGTCTACTTTGGTATGAAAACGAGGAGTCCCTTGTCAGTTGTGACAG GTATGATGTGGATGCGTCAGTTTTCTGACGTGGACGTAAACCTGAGGCACACTTGTGAGCAGGGGGATCGTTTGCAAGGCTACGGCTGGCTGATGCATGATGGGGTCAACTTTGGTGTCCAGGAAATCCGAGACAATGACTTCACTCTAACCACAGAGTTTGTCAAGAGAATAGGAGGGGATCATGGAGGGGACTGGACCTGGAGGATCACTGCCAAGCAGCAC AACTCTGCACCTCAAGCACCAGTGATCTCCCTGATGTTGtacacagcagcagacacacagggCTCACTGGAGGCTCATGTGGAGGAGAGAAACCGACTTGCATCCATCACTGGTTTCTCAGAGGAGCTTGGAAACTTCAAAATCACCTTCCGCAAGCCTGTAACAGGGGAATTATCCGGCGCCAAATATGCCAg TTACAACCATCTTCAGACTGTGTCTCCTGGCTTGGAGAAGCTGACTGACATTGTAAAGCACAGTCTGAACCGCAGGTTTGTCTACAGCCCTCCCTCTGGTGAGAAGAGGCATTACATAGCTGTAGACACCTACAAGCCCCTCCACCCTCAAAACCAACAGAAACCCGCTGACACAAGGAAAGAGAGTGACTTCTTGGTTCATCAGGTGACTGTCCAAACACCGTTCCAGATCGAAGTGCTCTTTGAGTCTGGGAGCTTTTACGATCGCCCCAACCAACTCGTGGGCTCAATCATGACTGAGGAActggagaagaggaaagcagagttcaacaCAAAGTTTGAAAAGACTTTTGGGCTTGAGAGCAAAGGTTTTAGCCAGGCACATATTAAATTTGGCAAAGCAGCCCTAAGCAATATGTTGGGTGGAATAGGCTACTTCTATGGCCAGTCTGTAGTGCAGTCAGCCTACAACGAGTACCCGATCCTGTATCCTGAAGGTGCTTTATTCACTGCTGTACCATCACGCTCTTTCTTCCCCAGAGGATTCCTCTGGGATGAGGGCtttcaccagctgctgctgagtaAGTGGGATCCCCAGGTGACACGGGAGGCTATTGCCCACTGGATAGACCTGATGAATATGGAGGGCTGGATCCCCCGTGAGCAGATCCTGGGAGATGAGGCTCGCAGTAAAGTCCCAGCTGAGTTTGTAGTTCAGCGGAACGAGAATGCCAACCCACCTACTCTTTTCTTAGCACTTCAGGAACTTATTGACCACCTCTCTTCTAATCCAGACACGGCAGCATCTCAGCCAACATTGCCCTTCCTCAGACGTCTCTTCCCCAGACTGAAAACATGGTTTGAATGGTACAATACAACACAGACGGGACTCCTACCCAACTCTTACCGCTGGCGTGGTCGGGACAAGGACACCAACCTGTTTCTCAATCCAAAGACCTTGACTTCTGGGTTGGACGACTACCCTCGCGCATCACACCCCTCAGCAGATGAGAGGCATGTGGATTTATACTGCTGGATGGCCTTCTCCTCAGGCGTCATGGCCCGTGTAGCTCGCCTCCTCGATGAGCCCCATCAGGATTACGAACTCTGTCACCAAGTTCTCAGTGACAACAACCTGCTCAGTGAGCTCCACTGGTCAGAACAACTGCATGCTTTCAGTGACTTTGGGAATCACACACAGGCTGTGTCCTTGCAGCAGGAGAAGGTGTACGTACCCCCTGGACAACCTCGTCACCAGTTCCCTGTGGCTCGCCTTGTGCGCTCAGTGCGCAGGGCCCCTAAGGTGCAGTATGTTAATGCTTTGGGTTATGTTAGCTTGTTCCCCTTCTTACTGCACATCCTCCAACCTGATTCACCCAAACTAGAACACATCTTCAGAGACATGAGAGACTCCAATAAGCTGTGGACGCCCTACGGCCTGCGTTCACTCTCTAAGGCCGATCCCCTGTATATGAAGCGAAACACAGAACATGATGCTCCCTACTGGAGGGGCCCGGTATGGATTAACATTAACTATTTGGCAGTGAGAGCCCTCCACCATTACAGCCACACAGAAGGGCCATACAAAGAGAAAGCATCTGCCCTTTATGAGGATCTCAGGACTAACATTATCAACAATGTTTACAGACAGTATGTTGAAACAGGCTATATCTGGGAACAGTACAATGACAGCACTGGCAGGGGCCAAGGAAGCCACCCCTTCACTGGCTGGTCAGCACTGACATTGTTGATGATGGCTGAACAGTATTAA
- the LOC113162210 gene encoding WW domain binding protein 1-like, translating into MHTVDKVVKQHGDFGSQPVVSPKYCPGVNNNPGYLCETGHCCGETGCCTYYYELWWFWLLWTVLILFSCFCAYRHRRAKLRIQQQQRQREINLIAYNGACNYPSSMLDLSFLASFKLPSYEEVAAQPSTPPPPYSSVFALQCGAMGGPSSSSHHHHLRHPCPPYLGPGPSGPTSSQSSDNYTSCSCESCSLTSPSSTSFSVQATDETYNSSHMSTPSEAGGDCAIMPRLGAIFTPTPSVPPPSQVPPDVIPVAAPDVIPIQRRLSNGSEGLSPPAPPLSLPLHSRPSHPVRLPLSPLILLSGLPPGQVHPLVPSDPLGVMAVQKEKAEDAAPHGPSHRLTPTLPKQALFSSNVALFMQCYSKEEQKREKEVDEEEEEDDEEDHFRHRRLTGDSGIEVCRCHVKREEQEEEELQKGHFSRGGKEPVKGVERADMLHDSMDCSLRAKAVVQSPVLDDCAEQRGHVSSSSGVPQKAGEAVITVESS; encoded by the exons GTGGTGAAGCAACATGGCGATTTTGGTAGCCAGCCTGTAGTCAGCCCCAAGTATTGTCCCGGAGTAAACAACAATCCAGGTTACCTGTGTGAAACAGGACACTGCTGTGGAGAGACAGGCTGCTGTACCTACTATTATGAACTCTGGT ggTTCTGGCTGCTGTGGACCGTGCTGATCCTCTTTAGCTGTTTCTGCGCTTATCGCCACCGCAGGGCCAAGCTGAGAatccaacagcagcagagacagagagagatcaaTCTGATCGCTTATAATGGAGCCTGCAACTACCCTTCCTCAATGCTGGACCTCA gTTTTCTCGCTTCCTTCAAGTTACCCTCCTATGAGGAGGTGGCTGCGCAGCCCAGCACCCCTCCTCCGCCTTACAGCTCCGTCTTCGCATTGCAGTGTGGTGCTATGGGGGGTCCAAGCTCTTCTTCTCATCATCACCACCTCCGTCACCCCTGCCCTCCCTATCTGGGCCCCGGCCCCAGTGGCCCGACTTCCTCCCAAAGCTCTGACAACTACACCAGCTGCTCCTGCGAGTCGTGCTCCCTCACCTCCCCTTCCAGCACCTCCTTCTCTGTCCAGGCGACAGACGAGACATATAACAGCAGCCACATGTCCACACCCAGTGAAGCAGGGGGGGACTGCGCTATCATGCCCAGACTTGGTGCCATCTTCACACCAACACCCTCCGTGCCACCTCCATCACAAGTTCCACCTGATGTTATCCCCGTGGCTGCTCCAGATGTCATACCCATACAGAGACGTTTGTCTAATGGCAGTGAAGGGCTGTCACCTCCGGCTCcaccactttctcttcctctacACTCTCGTCCTTCACACCCAGTTCGCCTCCCGCTGTCCCCCCTCATCCTGTTATCTGGCCTCCCTCCTGGTCAAGTCCATCCTCTGGTCCCCTCAGACCCACTTGGAGTCATGGCTGTtcagaaagagaaagcagaagaTGCCGCCCCTCATGGTCCAAGCCACAGGCTCACACCAACTCTGCCTAAACAGGCGCTCTTCTCCTCAAATGTGGCTCTTTTCATGCAGTGTTACAGCAAAGAGGAGCAAAAACGTGAAAAAGAAGTGgacgaagaggaagaggaggatgatgaggaggacCATTTCCGGCATCGGCGACTCACGGGTGACTCGGGCATTGAGGTGTGTCGGTGCCATGTaaagagagaagaacaagaggaagaagaatTGCAGAAGGGACATTTTAGTAGAGGAGGGAAGGAGCCTGTGAAGGGGGTGGAGAGGGCAGACATGCTGCACGATAGCATGGACTGCTCCCTCCGAGCGAAGGCAGTCGTGCAGTCCCCCGTCCTGGATGACTGCGCTGAGCAGCGTGGCCACGTCTCCTCATCCTCTGGTGTCCCGCAGAAGGCAGGCGAGGCCGTCATCACTGTGGAGTCCTCGTAA